In one Paenibacillus sp. JQZ6Y-1 genomic region, the following are encoded:
- a CDS encoding DMT family transporter yields MTQVIAKREHWIPLELLYVIGIIAISFSSIFIRWSDANVSAIAMYRLYLTDLLLLPLALRHYRALFNIPLRAWLMLALSGIMLALHFLLWMGSLRLTTVASSTVILTLEPIMVVIGSYVLFKTRTNRFMIIGMALAVIGSIAIGWGDFKVSGTAFQGDMLSFFGTIAVAVHMLISKQVRAHMDALVYNFWVFFMAATVLAGYNLVNDVPFTGYDARDWGVFWLLALVPTLFGHYLFNWLLKYMNAGAVSMAVLGEPVFSSLLAFWLLGEALSGMQLGAGTLILIGVWIFIQFGNEKEETLVPPDIMAPEHEAGEEATATASHSSTGSLHTEAGKK; encoded by the coding sequence ATGACTCAGGTTATCGCCAAGCGAGAACACTGGATTCCGCTTGAATTATTGTATGTAATCGGCATTATTGCCATCTCGTTTTCATCTATTTTTATTCGCTGGTCGGATGCCAATGTATCAGCAATCGCCATGTACCGATTATATTTAACCGATCTACTATTGTTGCCGCTCGCGCTGCGACATTACCGCGCATTATTCAATATCCCGCTACGTGCATGGCTGATGCTGGCATTGTCCGGTATCATGCTGGCGCTACATTTTCTACTGTGGATGGGTTCGCTGCGGCTGACGACGGTTGCTAGCTCCACAGTTATTTTGACATTGGAGCCAATTATGGTTGTCATCGGATCGTATGTTTTGTTCAAGACACGTACGAATCGCTTTATGATTATCGGGATGGCGCTGGCGGTGATCGGTTCGATTGCGATTGGCTGGGGCGATTTTAAAGTGTCCGGTACGGCATTTCAGGGCGATATGCTGTCCTTTTTCGGCACGATTGCTGTAGCCGTTCATATGCTGATTAGCAAGCAGGTACGAGCGCATATGGATGCGCTGGTGTATAATTTCTGGGTGTTTTTCATGGCAGCGACGGTGCTGGCAGGATACAATCTCGTAAACGATGTTCCGTTTACCGGCTATGATGCACGCGATTGGGGTGTGTTCTGGCTGCTTGCGCTGGTGCCGACGCTGTTTGGACATTATCTGTTCAATTGGTTGCTCAAATATATGAATGCTGGTGCTGTCTCCATGGCAGTGCTTGGCGAACCGGTCTTCTCCTCGCTGCTGGCATTCTGGCTGCTGGGCGAAGCGCTAAGTGGTATGCAGCTTGGTGCAGGTACCCTGATTCTGATTGGCGTATGGATCTTTATCCAGTTTGGCAATGAAAAAGAAGAGACATTGGTGCCGCCAGATATTATGGCGCCAGAGCATGAAGCCGGTGAGGAAGCGACTGCGACTGCATCCCATTCATCCACTGGCTCCCTTCACACCGAAGCAGGCAAAAAGTAA
- a CDS encoding sulfurtransferase has protein sequence MSNTVSIKWLLARLYEPDLVVADCRFWLNDPQAGHQKYKEEHIPRAIYLDLEEDLSSPISTHGGRHPLPEPEQIAKTFGRAGLSQDDRIVIYDDNNGMNAARLWWMLTYLGHSQVYILEQDFSAWKKAGFPVTDEQPIVVPKTFEARPRQELLVDVDTVRKVSERLSSKGHTGNGTDASDTGDAEALAGVSAVSASSTVLIDSRAHNRYLGLEETMDKVAGHIPGAVNFFWQDVLTETGSLKSVEQLEEHFARLDKAAEIIVYCGSGVSACPNILALTQVGFENVKLYPGSWSDWISYEENPIATGEEK, from the coding sequence ATGTCCAATACCGTATCCATCAAATGGCTGCTCGCCCGCCTGTACGAACCTGACCTCGTTGTCGCCGACTGCCGTTTCTGGTTAAACGACCCACAGGCAGGTCACCAAAAATATAAAGAAGAACATATCCCACGCGCCATTTATCTTGATCTGGAAGAAGATCTTTCTTCGCCCATCAGCACCCACGGCGGACGCCATCCATTACCAGAGCCAGAACAAATCGCCAAAACTTTCGGACGTGCCGGACTGAGCCAAGACGACCGCATCGTGATTTACGATGATAACAATGGTATGAACGCTGCTCGTTTGTGGTGGATGCTGACCTATCTTGGTCACAGTCAGGTGTACATATTAGAACAGGATTTCAGCGCTTGGAAAAAGGCTGGCTTCCCTGTCACCGACGAACAACCCATCGTTGTACCCAAAACATTTGAAGCCCGTCCGCGGCAGGAATTGCTGGTAGATGTGGATACGGTGCGTAAGGTATCGGAGCGTTTGTCGAGTAAAGGTCATACTGGTAATGGTACGGATGCTTCCGATACTGGAGATGCAGAAGCCTTGGCTGGAGTATCCGCAGTGTCTGCATCCTCTACCGTATTGATCGACTCCCGCGCTCATAACCGCTATCTGGGACTGGAAGAAACGATGGATAAAGTAGCTGGGCATATTCCGGGCGCTGTTAACTTTTTCTGGCAGGATGTGCTGACGGAAACAGGGAGTTTGAAGTCAGTAGAGCAGTTGGAAGAACATTTTGCTAGATTGGATAAAGCTGCGGAGATTATTGTATATTGCGGGTCTGGGGTGTCTGCTTGTCCGAATATACTGGCGCTCACGCAGGTTGGGTTTGAGAATGTGAAGTTGTACCCGGGGAGTTGGAGTGATTGGATTAGTTACGAGGAGAATCCGATTGCGACGGGTGAAGAAAAATAA
- a CDS encoding ATP-binding protein, producing the protein MNYRLLQSFTSPWIGTIILTLLGAALNYWVLDLSFALQFVFGSVALLVVLRLYGLAFAVPTLLLIHIPLLWTGSFSTTIVLHGLEMLWLTLGFRFFPRSSLLKLDMLFWITVALPIIYGVNALFWQNSMDMRLVWLLLINQLLNGICNALLASAIVVFLLNRVRIGKRPYYYMTIRCIVFKYLLMLVMTSSILILFVNGSQQFQDMLRFGSNYVERSSRMYITRLEQLEGSEQQHLMDAYKQDFAIDSIIVDDHNSVRATTIESTQISKFTEGTGYEQSLLQQHDPLSVYVQYPVDTVYQPDRWQRSYFVLNTTLATNQRLILVLPFSYHLYPIYDFYLKMMLRLLGIIVLAGVLAQLIGRKIAIPLQRLVDATSHIPQKLRENRTLEWPKSSIVEMRKLIHNFQQMVGTLEYQFVQIQKDKELLEIRVVERTFDLAESEAQKSTILKMAVDGIISTDSRLRITEMNPAAERMFRCELTEVSGLPLSDLIRINGRSNDDNRDSSTVLAFRLDGSTFTAELTRSEVLNEGAAVHTFFLHDLTEQEQALARNSEHERQLQQLTERLLEEQGAARMQKSITGNLLQTVQEGIIMCDERRMVSLINPTMQMLFGLEDYSGKPVSEVLAHIQSQLISDTFILSDRLYECLDHHEEWEQGCVIQMQDERLLSLHVTPITDAASGADQGFLLIFRDCTEEKRVKQLQNELIAVVSHELRTPLSAIMGYIEMLSMYDDIPAERRREFMNTIQFEGGRLSRLLDEFLDSQRIEAGHAEYLMSYIQLDELVQMICWQWDIQSRDRLHVELEQQELYVWGDHNRMIQVISNLIGNALKYSPEDRPVDIRVRRQDRQVLVEVEDYGIGISEQDQPRIFQKFFRSGSTESRRIRGTGLGLFIAQRIVNDHKGVLSFTSSRGKGSVFVIRLPLLEVSEELTD; encoded by the coding sequence ATGAATTACAGACTACTTCAATCATTTACATCACCATGGATCGGTACGATCATCCTTACACTGCTGGGTGCTGCGCTCAATTACTGGGTGCTGGACCTTTCCTTTGCGTTGCAATTTGTATTCGGCAGTGTGGCGCTGCTGGTCGTGCTTCGACTGTACGGTCTTGCCTTTGCGGTGCCTACATTGCTGCTGATCCATATTCCTCTGCTATGGACCGGTTCATTCTCAACGACAATCGTACTGCATGGACTGGAAATGCTGTGGCTGACCTTGGGATTTCGATTTTTTCCACGTTCCAGTCTGCTCAAGCTAGACATGCTGTTTTGGATCACGGTAGCTCTACCAATCATCTATGGTGTGAATGCCTTGTTCTGGCAGAACAGCATGGACATGCGACTTGTTTGGCTGCTGCTGATTAACCAACTATTAAACGGGATCTGCAATGCGCTGTTGGCTTCGGCGATTGTGGTCTTTTTGCTGAATCGGGTGCGCATTGGCAAACGGCCTTACTACTATATGACGATTCGTTGTATTGTATTTAAATATTTGCTGATGCTGGTTATGACTAGCTCGATTCTGATTTTGTTCGTGAATGGCAGTCAGCAGTTTCAAGATATGCTACGCTTTGGCTCCAATTATGTAGAGCGTTCATCGCGCATGTATATTACCAGACTGGAGCAATTGGAAGGCTCCGAGCAGCAACATCTCATGGATGCGTACAAGCAGGATTTTGCCATTGATTCGATTATTGTGGACGATCACAACAGTGTCCGAGCGACGACCATCGAATCGACGCAGATCAGCAAGTTCACTGAAGGTACGGGCTATGAACAATCGTTGCTGCAACAGCATGATCCATTATCGGTCTATGTCCAGTATCCGGTAGATACAGTGTATCAGCCGGATCGCTGGCAACGCTCTTATTTTGTATTAAACACGACACTCGCGACGAATCAGCGATTGATTCTGGTGTTGCCATTTTCCTATCATCTGTATCCAATCTACGATTTCTATTTGAAAATGATGCTGCGCCTGCTTGGCATCATTGTGCTGGCAGGGGTGCTTGCTCAGCTGATCGGACGCAAAATCGCTATACCGCTACAGCGATTGGTGGATGCTACCAGCCATATTCCGCAAAAGCTGCGTGAAAATCGTACACTGGAATGGCCAAAAAGCAGCATTGTGGAGATGCGCAAGCTGATTCACAATTTCCAGCAGATGGTAGGCACGCTGGAATATCAATTTGTACAGATTCAAAAAGACAAAGAGCTGCTGGAAATCCGTGTTGTGGAGCGTACCTTCGATCTAGCGGAAAGCGAAGCACAGAAGAGCACGATTCTGAAAATGGCGGTCGATGGCATCATCTCTACGGATAGCCGATTGCGCATTACAGAGATGAATCCGGCGGCAGAGCGCATGTTCCGCTGTGAGCTAACTGAAGTGTCTGGATTGCCGCTGTCTGATCTGATTCGTATTAATGGACGCTCGAACGACGATAACCGGGATAGCAGCACCGTCCTAGCTTTTCGGCTGGACGGCAGTACATTTACCGCAGAATTAACGCGTAGTGAGGTGCTAAATGAAGGAGCGGCGGTGCATACTTTTTTCCTGCATGATCTGACGGAACAAGAGCAGGCACTGGCACGCAATAGTGAGCATGAACGTCAGCTACAGCAATTGACTGAGCGATTGCTAGAAGAACAAGGTGCTGCCCGCATGCAAAAAAGTATTACCGGAAATCTGCTGCAAACGGTGCAGGAAGGTATCATTATGTGCGATGAGCGGCGGATGGTATCGCTCATTAATCCGACAATGCAGATGTTATTTGGATTAGAGGATTACAGTGGCAAGCCTGTTAGTGAAGTGTTGGCGCATATCCAGTCACAATTAATATCCGATACGTTCATTCTGAGTGATCGGCTGTATGAATGTTTGGATCATCACGAGGAATGGGAGCAGGGCTGTGTGATCCAGATGCAGGACGAGCGTTTGTTATCTCTACATGTAACCCCGATTACGGATGCGGCAAGTGGGGCGGATCAAGGGTTTTTGTTGATTTTCCGTGATTGTACAGAGGAGAAGAGAGTCAAGCAGCTGCAAAATGAGCTGATTGCTGTCGTATCGCATGAACTGCGTACACCGTTATCCGCGATCATGGGCTATATTGAAATGTTGTCGATGTACGACGATATTCCGGCAGAGCGACGGCGCGAATTTATGAATACGATTCAGTTTGAAGGTGGGCGCTTGTCTAGACTGCTGGATGAATTTCTGGATAGTCAGCGGATTGAGGCAGGGCATGCCGAGTATCTGATGAGCTATATTCAGCTGGATGAATTGGTACAAATGATTTGCTGGCAGTGGGATATTCAGTCTCGTGATCGACTGCATGTAGAGCTGGAGCAGCAGGAGCTGTATGTATGGGGCGATCACAATCGTATGATTCAGGTAATTAGTAATTTGATAGGCAACGCACTGAAGTATTCGCCAGAGGATCGTCCGGTCGATATTCGGGTACGTCGGCAGGATCGTCAGGTGCTGGTGGAGGTAGAGGATTATGGTATTGGTATCTCTGAGCAGGATCAGCCACGTATTTTCCAAAAGTTCTTCCGTTCCGGTTCCACCGAATCGCGGCGGATTCGTGGTACAGGTCTAGGACTGTTCATCGCTCAGCGTATTGTGAATGATCACAAAGGTGTGCTCAGCTTCACTTCATCGCGGGGCAAAGGCTCGGTATTCGTCATTCGTTTGCCGCTGCTGGAAGTATCTGAGGAGCTGACAGATTGA
- a CDS encoding response regulator transcription factor — MPTKVLLIEDEKSLADMIAFFLQEEGYDTQLIHDASDALELINEYGPDIVVTDLMLPDLSGSELVRRIRQQSTVPVLMISANTMLNERLKALESGADDFLCKPFSLKELDARIKALLRRSELHRMNGYSLSTSHTQNRVSVNDYRHSLFVEDQEVEVTQIEFAIMKELHNSPGKVFTRNELMDRIKGGDRAYLDRTIDVHISNLRKKIERDPKNPEHILTVWGTGYKYVQVAE, encoded by the coding sequence ATGCCTACCAAAGTTTTGCTTATTGAAGATGAAAAAAGCCTTGCCGATATGATCGCCTTTTTCCTTCAGGAAGAAGGCTATGATACCCAATTAATTCACGATGCCAGCGATGCGCTGGAGCTCATCAATGAATATGGTCCCGATATCGTCGTAACCGATCTGATGCTGCCTGATTTGAGCGGCAGTGAGCTGGTGCGCCGCATTCGCCAGCAGTCGACCGTTCCCGTGCTGATGATCTCTGCCAATACGATGCTAAATGAGCGACTGAAGGCATTGGAGAGCGGCGCAGATGATTTCCTATGCAAACCGTTTAGTTTAAAAGAATTGGATGCCCGCATCAAAGCACTGCTGCGTCGTAGTGAGCTGCATCGGATGAATGGGTATAGCCTGTCTACCAGCCATACGCAAAATCGTGTCTCGGTTAACGATTATCGGCATAGTTTGTTTGTGGAGGATCAGGAGGTTGAGGTGACCCAGATCGAATTTGCCATTATGAAGGAATTGCATAATTCGCCGGGCAAAGTGTTCACCCGCAACGAGCTGATGGATCGTATCAAAGGCGGCGATCGCGCCTATCTGGATCGTACGATTGATGTGCATATCTCTAATCTACGCAAAAAAATCGAACGTGATCCAAAAAATCCAGAGCATATTCTGACTGTCTGGGGTACTGGCTACAAATATGTGCAGGTCGCGGAGTAA
- the sdaAA gene encoding L-serine ammonia-lyase, iron-sulfur-dependent, subunit alpha → MQFRTLKDIVRLCEERSCSIAELMIVEQVKETGVERDEVIAQMAAYYEVMKEAVHRGIHEDTVSRSGLTGGDARKVYEYLNGGETASGAYSTRAMSYALAVSEVNASMGRIIATPTAGSCGIIPGVFVSTQERFGWSDEQMVLGLFAAGAIGYVIANNSSISGAEGGCQAEVGSAIGMAAGAVVELRGGNPEQAMHAVGLALKNTLGLICDPVAGLVEIPCIVRNGLGAVNALAAADMGLAGVRSAIPSDEVVDVMLQVGRSMPSEHRETARGGLAQTPTGRKITEELRRRRESNGV, encoded by the coding sequence ATGCAATTTCGCACATTAAAAGATATTGTCCGGCTTTGCGAGGAACGTTCGTGCAGTATTGCCGAGCTGATGATTGTAGAGCAGGTGAAGGAAACTGGCGTAGAGCGCGATGAAGTTATTGCGCAGATGGCTGCTTATTATGAGGTGATGAAAGAAGCTGTTCACCGCGGCATTCACGAGGATACGGTATCTCGCAGCGGCTTGACCGGCGGTGATGCACGCAAAGTGTACGAATACTTGAATGGTGGAGAAACGGCATCCGGTGCGTACTCTACGCGTGCGATGTCCTATGCACTGGCGGTATCTGAGGTCAACGCGTCGATGGGACGTATTATTGCTACGCCGACAGCCGGTTCATGCGGTATCATTCCGGGCGTCTTCGTTAGCACCCAAGAGCGCTTCGGTTGGAGTGATGAACAGATGGTGCTGGGGCTATTCGCCGCTGGTGCGATCGGTTACGTGATCGCTAACAACTCATCCATTTCCGGTGCGGAGGGCGGCTGTCAGGCAGAGGTCGGTTCGGCAATCGGTATGGCAGCTGGAGCGGTCGTGGAGCTGCGTGGCGGTAATCCAGAGCAGGCAATGCACGCGGTCGGTCTGGCATTGAAAAATACACTCGGTCTGATCTGTGATCCTGTTGCTGGATTGGTGGAGATTCCGTGTATCGTGCGCAATGGTCTGGGCGCTGTGAATGCACTTGCTGCTGCCGATATGGGTCTAGCAGGCGTACGCAGTGCAATTCCGTCAGATGAAGTGGTTGATGTGATGCTACAGGTAGGTCGCTCGATGCCAAGCGAGCATCGGGAAACAGCGCGTGGCGGTCTGGCACAGACACCAACAGGACGCAAAATCACCGAAGAACTACGTCGTCGTCGCGAAAGCAACGGCGTATAA
- a CDS encoding restriction endonuclease: MLETFMHVWNEQRLWVIIVAVVLLLLVAWWMVRAIRRYVARMRRLRLDPRRITIADIDEMEGWEFERYLHRLFSELGYDDAFKTKDSSDYGADLVFTDRLGVRNVLQAKRYQASQAIGLDAVQEVYGSMRYYQAERSIVLTSAERFTGSCQTLAGVNEVKLLGREDLLFVIRSFKAGRYEEAMDLIESEAELVVSPWEQAEEAEEPLQALLRSGKAGKGRR; encoded by the coding sequence ATGTTGGAGACGTTTATGCACGTATGGAATGAACAGCGGTTATGGGTCATCATCGTAGCGGTTGTACTCTTGCTGCTAGTCGCTTGGTGGATGGTACGTGCCATTCGGCGTTATGTGGCGCGGATGCGGCGGTTGCGGCTGGACCCACGCCGGATTACGATTGCAGATATTGATGAGATGGAAGGCTGGGAGTTTGAACGTTATTTGCACCGATTGTTCAGTGAGCTAGGATATGATGATGCCTTTAAAACGAAGGATAGCAGTGATTACGGTGCGGATTTAGTATTTACGGATCGGCTCGGTGTACGTAATGTATTGCAGGCAAAGCGTTATCAGGCGAGTCAAGCGATTGGGCTGGATGCGGTGCAGGAGGTATACGGGTCAATGCGCTATTATCAGGCAGAGCGTTCGATTGTGCTTACTTCTGCGGAGCGATTTACCGGATCATGTCAGACGCTAGCAGGTGTGAATGAGGTGAAGCTGCTTGGACGGGAGGATCTGCTATTCGTGATTCGCAGCTTTAAGGCGGGACGATATGAGGAAGCGATGGATCTGATCGAAAGTGAAGCCGAACTGGTGGTGTCGCCGTGGGAGCAAGCGGAAGAAGCGGAGGAGCCGTTGCAGGCTCTGCTGCGTTCCGGTAAAGCTGGAAAAGGACGGCGCTGA
- a CDS encoding methyl-accepting chemotaxis protein — protein sequence MMNRNTEIILQRNKLISYMLWAITVISAAITFLIPALWISTLVSILVTGIITGMNLAKKGIHIIPWIVTVAIITSGIYVNIESISTMQGLLIVSPLLLYPNSRYYNIAFTTLLVYFILHIVIAPAANTTLLLTDIINISMFLVTGIIFITVSRVNRNLFQAGEDRLVEIAESQTRMEQVMQQVRQSVHGLARFTEQLKQKVNETGTITSEVTAGFNQVARSVELQANNVYEISESLSVSDRHIQDVAAYSYQMKELSDTMTSSTEDGSQRMEQLNSQMGHLHTMVNEASTDMQKFNEESHSMSAMLTSISDIARQTNLLALNAAIESARAGEHGKGFAVVADEVRKLAESSGQSATDIAAILTRLQARTRNLNERFDGIQASLQEGRTSVQSAADVFRDVNTSSQQVLNQAADIETSSATMKDSSARVVHEVTEISSMTQQSSAAAEEILASMEQQQQLTQHMVDSFAELELLFKGLNDLVLDDESLAADDPTATTTNVKANGTPASTGVGSNHTGASLQKKDRSTNQQAS from the coding sequence ATGATGAACCGCAATACCGAAATCATCTTGCAACGCAACAAACTGATCAGCTATATGCTGTGGGCAATTACCGTGATCAGTGCCGCTATCACTTTCCTGATTCCTGCCCTATGGATCTCCACGCTGGTATCCATCCTTGTAACCGGCATCATCACCGGCATGAATCTTGCCAAAAAAGGCATCCACATCATTCCTTGGATCGTGACCGTTGCTATTATTACTAGCGGAATCTATGTCAATATCGAATCGATTAGCACGATGCAGGGCTTGCTCATCGTATCCCCACTACTGCTATATCCGAATAGTAGATATTACAATATCGCTTTTACAACATTGCTCGTTTATTTTATTCTGCATATCGTGATTGCACCAGCAGCCAATACGACATTGCTGCTAACCGATATCATCAACATCAGTATGTTCCTCGTCACCGGTATCATCTTCATTACCGTATCACGCGTCAATCGCAATTTGTTCCAAGCAGGAGAAGATCGCTTGGTTGAGATCGCCGAATCGCAAACTCGCATGGAGCAAGTGATGCAGCAGGTACGCCAATCCGTACATGGTCTGGCACGCTTCACCGAGCAATTGAAGCAAAAGGTCAACGAAACCGGCACCATTACGTCCGAAGTAACAGCAGGCTTCAATCAGGTAGCACGCAGCGTCGAGCTGCAAGCAAACAACGTGTACGAAATTTCCGAATCGCTGTCCGTATCCGACCGTCATATTCAGGATGTAGCTGCGTATTCCTATCAGATGAAGGAATTGTCCGATACGATGACTTCTAGCACCGAAGATGGCAGTCAGCGCATGGAGCAGCTGAACAGCCAGATGGGTCACCTGCATACTATGGTAAACGAAGCGTCCACCGATATGCAGAAGTTCAACGAAGAAAGTCATTCCATGAGCGCCATGCTGACTAGCATTTCCGACATTGCGCGCCAGACCAATCTGTTAGCATTGAACGCTGCGATTGAATCTGCACGTGCGGGTGAACACGGTAAAGGCTTTGCCGTTGTTGCCGACGAGGTGCGCAAGCTTGCCGAAAGCTCTGGTCAATCCGCTACCGATATCGCTGCTATCCTCACCCGTTTACAAGCACGGACGCGCAATCTCAACGAGCGCTTTGACGGTATTCAAGCATCGTTGCAGGAAGGTCGTACCTCTGTCCAATCCGCTGCCGATGTATTCCGTGACGTGAATACCAGCTCCCAGCAGGTATTGAATCAGGCAGCTGACATTGAGACTAGCTCCGCAACGATGAAGGATTCCTCTGCACGCGTTGTACATGAAGTTACCGAAATCTCCAGCATGACTCAACAATCCAGCGCCGCTGCCGAAGAGATTCTGGCAAGTATGGAGCAACAGCAGCAGCTGACGCAGCATATGGTAGATAGCTTTGCTGAGCTGGAATTGCTGTTCAAAGGATTGAATGATCTCGTATTGGACGATGAATCGCTGGCAGCCGACGATCCTACAGCCACTACTACAAATGTAAAAGCAAATGGTACACCTGCATCTACTGGCGTTGGATCGAATCATACGGGCGCTTCCTTGCAAAAGAAAGATCGTTCTACCAATCAGCAAGCAAGCTAA
- the sdaAB gene encoding L-serine ammonia-lyase, iron-sulfur-dependent subunit beta, with protein MRFKNVFNIIGPSMVGPSSSHTAGAARLGRAARQLLGQQPEHADIILYGSFAETYWGHGTDLALVGGLLDYSTDDPRLPDAAEEADRLGMTIHFDKGSGNYPHPNFVRLRLRAGEQTAELAGASIGGGNIEIHELNGFDLKGSGQYPTLVVEHMDSKGVLADITRTLSEAELNIGFMDVDRKSRSGEAMTLIELDGVPTDGVLTHIVTLPHVTRAGVIDLD; from the coding sequence ATGCGTTTTAAAAATGTGTTCAACATTATTGGACCTTCCATGGTCGGTCCATCCAGTTCTCATACGGCAGGTGCTGCACGATTGGGCAGAGCAGCACGTCAGTTGCTTGGACAACAGCCAGAGCACGCGGACATTATTCTGTACGGTTCCTTTGCGGAAACGTACTGGGGACACGGCACCGATCTGGCGCTGGTGGGCGGTCTGCTGGATTACAGCACCGATGATCCCCGTCTGCCGGATGCAGCGGAGGAAGCGGATCGGCTGGGCATGACCATTCATTTTGATAAAGGATCAGGTAATTATCCACATCCGAACTTTGTACGTCTGCGACTGCGTGCTGGCGAACAAACTGCCGAATTGGCGGGCGCATCGATCGGCGGCGGAAATATCGAGATTCATGAGTTAAACGGCTTCGATCTCAAAGGTTCGGGACAATATCCGACACTGGTCGTCGAGCATATGGATAGCAAAGGTGTGTTGGCGGATATTACGCGCACATTGAGCGAGGCGGAGCTGAATATCGGCTTTATGGACGTGGATCGCAAATCGCGCAGCGGCGAAGCGATGACACTGATTGAACTGGATGGTGTACCCACAGATGGGGTATTAACTCATATCGTTACATTACCGCATGTTACCCGTGCGGGTGTTATTGATTTGGACTAA
- a CDS encoding alpha/beta fold hydrolase gives MVTIQRHTIQLQQIKLFYLDTHTEGKPVILCLHGRYGRAETWTDVMQRYGDDYRIIAQDHRGHGLSDKPLGRYTAEELAEDAHQLLLALDIPSAIVIGHSLGGQVAAYLTVTYPEQVRAMAILDKAAFGPDVRVEIPLEQLPDVDPVTADWPLPFTSRTEAEQYLRATQDTEISCQYFMKSLVETDEGVTFLFSRQAMAANILHNVSWYHILKQLRCPTLLIRAKDSESLPDDEWEKMTNLVPHALTYEMTNSDHNVHLSEPERFYGYVDEFLAQL, from the coding sequence ATGGTGACGATACAGAGACATACGATACAGTTACAGCAGATTAAGCTATTTTATCTGGACACACATACGGAAGGAAAGCCAGTCATTCTATGTCTCCACGGACGATATGGTAGAGCGGAGACGTGGACGGATGTTATGCAGCGGTACGGCGACGATTACCGCATCATTGCGCAGGATCATCGGGGGCATGGGCTGAGTGACAAGCCGCTCGGACGGTATACGGCAGAAGAGTTGGCGGAGGATGCACACCAGCTATTGCTGGCGCTGGATATTCCTTCGGCGATTGTGATTGGGCATTCTTTGGGTGGTCAGGTGGCTGCTTATTTGACAGTGACGTATCCAGAGCAGGTGCGGGCGATGGCGATTCTGGACAAAGCGGCATTTGGACCGGATGTGCGGGTGGAGATTCCGCTCGAGCAATTACCGGACGTCGATCCGGTGACGGCAGATTGGCCGCTGCCTTTTACAAGTCGGACAGAGGCAGAACAGTATTTGCGAGCGACACAGGATACGGAGATCAGTTGTCAGTATTTTATGAAAAGTCTGGTAGAAACGGACGAAGGAGTAACCTTCTTGTTCAGTCGGCAGGCGATGGCGGCGAATATTCTTCATAATGTGAGCTGGTATCATATTCTGAAGCAACTCCGTTGCCCGACCTTGCTGATTCGTGCCAAGGATAGTGAGTCGTTGCCAGATGACGAATGGGAGAAGATGACGAATTTGGTTCCGCACGCGCTTACGTATGAAATGACGAATAGCGATCATAATGTGCATTTGAGTGAGCCAGAGCGTTTTTATGGATATGTAGATGAGTTCTTGGCGCAGTTGTAG